A region of Apus apus isolate bApuApu2 chromosome 14, bApuApu2.pri.cur, whole genome shotgun sequence DNA encodes the following proteins:
- the LITAF gene encoding lipopolysaccharide-induced tumor necrosis factor-alpha factor, with translation MSAPSGAPFPSAPPSYEETTGINVSYPHPYPVPEHGQKPEWKGMNPPPYLGQPTPVNNPVTVQTVYVQQPVVFYDRPVQMCCPSCNQMIVTRLSYDSGALTWLSCGGLFLLGCVGGCCLIPFCIDALKDVDHTCPNCNALLGSYKRL, from the exons TGAGGAAACAACAGGAATCAATGTGAGCTATCCTCACCCTTATCCTGTCCCAGAACATGGCCAGAAACCGGAGTGGAAAGGGATGAACCCTCCTCCATACTTGGGACAGCCCACACCAGTGAATAACCCGG TTACAGTTCAGACAGTGTACGTGCAGCAGCCGGTAGTGTTTTATGACCGCCCAGTTCAGATGTGCTGCCCCTCCTGTAACCAGATGATAGTGACACGTCTCTCGTATGACTCAGGGGCTTTGACTTGGCTGTCATGTGGTGGCCTCTTCCTGCTGGG atGCGTAGGTGGCTGCTGCTTAATTCCCTTCTGCATTGATGCCCTGAAGGATGTGGATCACACCTGTCCAAACTGCAATGCACTTCTCGGTTCTTACAAACGTTTATAG